A part of Excalfactoria chinensis isolate bCotChi1 chromosome 23, bCotChi1.hap2, whole genome shotgun sequence genomic DNA contains:
- the SYT2 gene encoding synaptotagmin-2, whose product MTFKQASMMAPEATATTMPMATMENSTETAGPGESKEDMFAKLREKFMNELNKIPLPPWALIAIAVVAGLLLLTCCFCICKKCCCKKKKNKKEKGKGMKNAMNMKDMKSGNQDDDDAETGLTEGEGEEEEKEPENLGKLQFSLDYDFQANQLTVGILQAAELPALDMGGTSDPYVKVFLLPDKKKKYETKVQKKTLNPAFNETFTFKVPYQELGGKTLVMAIYDFDRFSKHDIIGEVKVPMNTVDLGQPIEEWRDLQSGEKEEPEKLGDICISLRYVPTAGKLTVCILEAKNLKKMDVGGLSDPYVKIHLLQNGKRLKKKKTTVKKKTLNPYFNESFSFEIPFEQIQKVQVVITVLDYDKLGKNEAIGKIFTGFNSTGTELRHWSDMLANPRRPIAQWHSLKPEEEVDAALGKSK is encoded by the exons ATGACATTCAAGCAAGCATCCATGATGGCCCCGGAGGCCACGGCCACCACGATGCCCATGGCCACCATGGAGAATTCCACTGAGACTGCAGGGCCAGGAGAGAGCAAGGAGGACATGTTTGCCAAGCTGAGGGAGAAGTTCATGAATGAGCTCAACAAGATCCCCT TGCCACCCTGGGCCCTCATCGCCATCGCGGTGGTTGctggcctcctcctcctcacctgctgcttctgcatctgcaagaaatgctgctgcaagaagaagaagaacaagaaggaGAAGGGCAAAGGCATGAAGAATGCCATGAACATGAAGGACATGAAGTCGGGCAACCAG GACGATGACGATGCAGAGACAGGACTGACAGAAGGGGAAGGtgaagaagaggagaaggagCCAGAGAACTTGGGCAAGCTGCAGTTCTCACTAGATTATGATTTCCAGGCAAACCAG TTGACAGTGGGGATCCTCCAAGCAGCTGAACTGCCAGCTTTGGACATGGGTGGCACCTCAGACCCCTACGTCAAGGTGTTCCTGCTCCCCGACAAGAAGAAGAAGTATGAGACAAAGGTGCAGAAGAAGACACTCAACCCTGCCTTCAATGAGACCTTCACCTTCAAG GTCCCTTACCAAGAGCTGGGTGGGAAGACGCTGGTGATGGCCATCTATGACTTCGATCGCTTCTCCAAGCACGACATCATTGGTGAGGTGAAGGTGCCCATGAACACGGTGGATCTGGGCCAACCCATCGAGGAGTGGCGGGACCTGCAGAGCGGTGAGAAGGAAGAG CCAGAGAAGCTCGGAGACATCTGCATCTCCCTTCGGTACGTGCCCACAGCCGGCAAGCTCACCGTCTGCATCCTGGAGGCCAAGAACCTGAAGAAGATGGATGTTGGGGGCCTCTCAG ATCCCTACGTGAAGATCCACCTGCTGCAGAACGGGAAGAGGTTGAAGAAGAAGAAGACCACAGTTAAGAAGAAGACCTTAAACCCTTACTTCAATGAGTCCTTCAGCTTCGAGATCCCCTTTGAGCAGATACAG AAAGTGCAGGTGGTCATCACGGTGCTGGACTATGACAAGCTGGGCAAGAACGAAGCCATAGGCAAGATCTTCACGGGCTTCAACTCCACGGGCACAGAGCTGCGGCACTGGTCTGACATGCTGGCCAACCCGCGACGGCCCATCGCCCAGTGGCACTCATTGAAGCCAGAGGAAGAAGTGGATGCAGCTCTTGGGAAGAGCAAATAG